From one Gemmatimonadota bacterium genomic stretch:
- a CDS encoding formylglycine-generating enzyme family protein: MECVMIPKTVYRFGVLGIALAMACSKAVDPEYVIEESVVTTPAGTEHVQVFVPASTFTMGSSDGPSNERPPHEVMLDAFYIDKYEVTNAQYLAYVEATGSEEPQYFRIEGFDRPDQPAVGVLWSQARDYCLWAGLQLPSEAQWELTAAGIDGRMFPWGDEPASESLCNFNFSSGPMPVGSYPNGASPYGAMDMAGNVWEWTLDEYQHTYYANSPRHNPVNLENSGMEDGPDRTLRGGSWFSPQPSIRVFVRSTVLIMEEQALARDDFDTYEIFAHIGFRCARGEP; this comes from the coding sequence ATGGAGTGCGTCATGATACCAAAAACGGTTTATCGATTCGGCGTTTTGGGTATTGCATTGGCCATGGCTTGTAGCAAGGCGGTCGATCCAGAATATGTGATTGAAGAATCTGTTGTGACCACGCCTGCGGGTACGGAGCATGTGCAGGTTTTTGTTCCGGCCAGCACCTTTACGATGGGGTCGAGCGATGGGCCTTCGAATGAGCGCCCGCCGCACGAGGTGATGCTCGACGCTTTTTATATCGATAAATACGAGGTGACCAACGCGCAGTATTTGGCTTATGTTGAGGCTACGGGAAGTGAAGAGCCGCAGTACTTTCGAATAGAGGGGTTTGATCGACCCGATCAGCCAGCGGTGGGGGTTTTGTGGTCTCAAGCGCGGGATTATTGCCTGTGGGCGGGTTTGCAATTGCCGAGCGAGGCGCAGTGGGAATTGACCGCTGCGGGTATAGATGGGCGCATGTTTCCCTGGGGAGATGAGCCTGCGAGTGAATCGCTGTGCAATTTTAATTTCAGTTCGGGTCCCATGCCCGTGGGCAGCTATCCGAATGGTGCAAGTCCTTATGGCGCGATGGATATGGCGGGCAATGTGTGGGAGTGGACGCTGGATGAATACCAGCATACGTATTACGCAAATAGCCCCAGGCACAATCCGGTTAATTTAGAAAATTCAGGTATGGAAGATGGGCCAGATCGCACGTTGCGCGGTGGGAGTTGGTTTTCACCACAACCCAGTATCCGCGTGTTTGTGCGGAGTACGGTTTTGATTATGGAAGAGCAAGCTCTGGCGCGCGACGATTTTGATACTTATGAAATATTTGCCCATATTGGGTTTCGGTGTGCGCGAGGAGAGCCTTAA
- a CDS encoding tetratricopeptide repeat protein: MSRGLRLILGFGLSKLCLRFRCFVVPIFSSMSLSINDFESVVQRAIAHRDGGDLEAAVAGFDAAIAACDSDAVVFVHRGIAYGQLGRFDAAIADFDRAIALAPDDPWVWSNRAIACGLMGQFDAAIDSFGKAVALDPENTQALASRGETLREMGRFEEALGDLNRVLALDADYFGALISRGHVLMQLGRFDAAAVDFDRAIAVGNGHPDAFAGRAEIYRQDGEAEAAVEMFGQALKAMPDHLGALIGRGEVLREVDQLGDALLDFDRALVVAPDDPDLLAARGDMLRQLGRSAEAIRDFTRALEIFPDHLWALMGRGVALRMENDPEASLVDFDRAVMLENRDAWIWANRGESRRMLGQYESAVSDFTRALDIDPENGWALELRAETFRQMGRFAEAVEDLNRARAQ; this comes from the coding sequence ATGTCACGGGGTTTGCGCTTGATTTTGGGGTTTGGTTTATCTAAATTGTGTTTACGTTTCAGGTGTTTTGTGGTTCCCATTTTTTCTTCTATGTCTCTATCTATAAATGACTTTGAATCTGTGGTTCAGCGCGCTATCGCGCACCGCGATGGCGGCGATCTGGAAGCGGCTGTTGCGGGTTTTGATGCGGCGATTGCGGCGTGTGATAGCGATGCCGTTGTGTTTGTGCATCGCGGGATTGCTTATGGGCAATTGGGGCGATTTGATGCGGCGATTGCAGATTTTGACCGCGCAATCGCTCTGGCACCAGACGATCCCTGGGTGTGGAGCAATCGCGCGATTGCCTGCGGGTTGATGGGGCAGTTTGATGCGGCGATAGATAGTTTCGGAAAGGCTGTTGCGCTCGATCCGGAAAATACGCAGGCTCTTGCGAGTCGGGGAGAGACCCTGCGCGAGATGGGGCGGTTTGAAGAGGCTTTGGGAGATCTCAATCGGGTTTTGGCGTTGGATGCGGATTATTTTGGCGCGCTGATCAGCCGCGGGCATGTGTTGATGCAGTTGGGGCGGTTCGATGCGGCTGCGGTCGATTTTGATCGGGCGATTGCAGTGGGCAATGGGCATCCGGATGCGTTTGCCGGGCGGGCGGAGATCTACCGTCAGGATGGTGAGGCTGAGGCCGCGGTGGAGATGTTTGGACAGGCTTTGAAGGCGATGCCCGATCATCTGGGCGCGTTGATCGGGCGGGGTGAGGTGCTGCGAGAGGTCGATCAATTGGGGGATGCGCTTTTGGATTTTGACCGCGCACTCGTCGTCGCACCTGACGACCCGGATTTGTTGGCCGCGCGGGGTGATATGTTGCGGCAATTGGGGAGAAGTGCCGAAGCAATACGCGATTTTACACGGGCGCTGGAGATTTTTCCCGACCATCTTTGGGCGCTTATGGGGCGAGGCGTTGCATTGCGGATGGAAAATGATCCCGAGGCGTCGCTGGTCGATTTTGATCGGGCGGTGATGCTGGAGAATAGGGATGCGTGGATTTGGGCAAATCGCGGGGAGTCTCGACGAATGCTGGGGCAGTATGAGTCAGCGGTTTCGGATTTTACGCGGGCGTTGGATATCGATCCCGAAAATGGATGGGCATTAGAACTCCGCGCGGAGACGTTTCGGCAAATGGGACGATTTGCCGAGGCGGTTGAAGATTTGAATCGGGCACGGGCACAATGA